CCCAGCCGGTCGCCGCGAGACCCACGGCGCCGACGGCGGCGACCACCGGCCCGACATCGGCGACGGGGTCGGGGGTCCGCGCGGATGGCTGGACCACCGTGCCGGGGTCGAAGCCGACGGCCACCGTCACCCCGTCCGCCGCTGGCAGCGGTCCGGCCTCGACGCGGAAAGTCGTGGCCTCTCCGTCTGCGACCGGTCCCTCGAGGTCGCAGGGCTCCGTGGAACCGGAAGGACCGATGTAGCACTTCGTCGCCCCGGTGAGATGGGTGCTCAGGGCGGCATCGAATCGGATGTCGGCCCGGAACGCCTCGATCGGCTGCGTGCTGTCGAGGGGGAGGAGGTCCCAGTAGAACTCGTCCGCGGCGCGGGAACCGGACGCGTCGGGTGCGCTCCCGACGATGACGTCGCGCATCTCGTATTCGATGACATAGGTGGTGAGGCCATGGACGAAGTCGTCGTCCCCGGTGAGGACGAAGAGGGTCCCGTCGTCCTCCTCGGTCTCGTACGGGACCGCGGTCCCGTCCTCGTCGGTGACCGCGATGACCCGGGTGTCGATGCCGGCGCCCTTGTACGTCGTCGCCAGGCCCCGCACGATGCCGCGGTTCTGGTCGGCGTCGGGGAAGCGGGCGACCACTGTCTCCGTCACCTGCATGCGCGCCCGGCCATCGTCGTCGAGTCCGACGTCGTAGACCGCATCCCAGGATGCGTACGAGAAGTCGTCGACATCGGCGGCCGCAGCGACCGTCGTCGCCGGGCGTTCCACGGCCATGGCGACCGAGGGGGCGAGGACCGGGATGACGGCGAGGGCGAGGACGGCGCTGGCGCGGAGGATCCGGGTGGGGGCCATGGTTCGAGGCTACCGAGCCCCGCGCCGCGGGAAGAACGCCCGCCGTCGGTCTCCGCCCGACCGGCCGGAGTCCGCCGCGCCATCTCGGTAAACTGGGTACGACTTCCAAGGAGCCCCGCACATGACTGACGCGCCCGCCGCGCCCGAAACGGCCTCGGCCGCCTCTTCCGCCGAAGAGGACATCCACGAGCAGAAGGCCGTCCGCCTCGCCAAGCGCGAGCGCCTGATCGAGAAGCGCGCGGACGCGGGCGGCGGGGCGTTCCCGGTCGCCGTGCCGGTGACGCACAGCATCCCCGCCCTGCGGGCGGAGTACGGCGACCTCGAGCCCGGAGCCGAGACCGGTGTGATCGTCGGCGTCGCCGGCCGCGTGGTCTTCAGCCGCAACACCGGCAAGCTCTGCTTCGCCACCCTCCAGGCCGGGGACGGCACCCGGATCCAGGCGATGGTCTCGCTGGCCAACGTCGGCGAGGAGTCGCTCGCCGAGTGGAAGGAGTTCGTCGACCTCGGGGACCACGTCTTCGTGCACGGCGAGGTCATCTCCAGCCGCCGCGGTGAGCTGTCGATCATGGCGGATGACTGGGCCATCGCCTCGAAGGCGATCCTGCCGCTCCCCAACGCCTACGCCGAGCTCAGCGAAGAGGGCCGGGTGCGGAGCCGCTACCTCGACCTCATCGTGCGGGAACAGGCGCGGACGACCGTGCGCGCACGCGCCGCGGTGAACGCCAGCCTGCGGTCCACGTTCGCCGCGCACGGCTACCTCGAGGTGGAGACTCCCATGTTGCAGGTGCAGCATGGCGGCGCATCCGCCCGACCCTTCATCACCCACTCCAACGCCTTCGACACCGAGCTCTACCTCCGCATCGCGCCGGAGCTGTACCTGAAGCGCGCGGTCGTCGGCGGCATCGAGCGGGTCTTCGAGATCAACCGGAACTTCCGCAACGAGGGTGCCGACTCGACCCACAGCCCGGAGTTCGCGATGCTCGAGGCCTACCAGGCCTACGGCGACTACAACCAGATGGCCGCGCTCACCCAGGAGCTCGTCCAGCAGGCGGCGGTCGCGGTCGCCGGGTCGACCACGGTGACCTGGGCGGACGGCACCGAGTACGACCTGGGCGGTGAGTGGGACCGCATCTCGATGTACGAGTCGCTGTCGGCCGCCTCCGGCCGCACCGTCACGCCGACGGACGCCGTCGAGGACCTGATCGCCTTCGCCGAGGCGAACGGCGTCGACGTGCCGCCCCAGGCCACGCACGGGAAGCTCGTCGAGGAGCTCTGGGAGCACTTCGTGAAGGGTGACCTCGTGCGGCCGACCTTCGTCATGGACTTCCCCGTCGACACGTCGCCTCTCGTGCGCGAGCACCGGTCCGTCGAGGGCGTCGTGGAGAAGTGGGACCTCTACATCCGTGGCTTCGAGCTGGCGACCGGCTACTCCGAGCTCGTCGACCCGGTCATCCAGCGGGAACGGTTCGAGGAGCAGGCGAAGCTCGCCGCGCGCGGTGATGTCGAGGCCATGCCGATCGACCAGGAGTTCCTGCGGGCGCTGGAGCACGGCATGCCGCCGTCCGGGGGCATGGGCATGGGCATCGATCGCCTGCTGATGGCGATCACCGGCCTCGGCATCCGCGAGACGATCCTCTTCCCGCTGGTCAAGTAGCCGCGAGCCGCTCACTCTCCACGCCGCCCGCGGAAGGCCCACTCGGGCAGCACGGCACCGCACATCATGGTGTCCAGGAGCAGGGCGAGGCTGTAGTCCGGATCGATCTCCCTGGCCATGTCGAGGTAGCGTCCCGCGTGCGTGGCGCGGCCGAGCGCCCACGAGAGCCAGGCGGCGACCGTGAGCGGTCCGGGACGCGCTCCTCGTGGCGCCAGGGCGGTGGCGTGTCGGACGGCGTGCAGCGCGGTGCGAAGGCGCTCGCCGTCCGGCGCCGGGCCGCGACCGAGGAACACCCGTCCGATGTCGTCGGGTACCGGAGCGCCGGAGGCTGCGAAAGCCAGCTGCGCCTCCATGGTGTGGATCCCGCGGCGGTGATCGGTGGCCCACTGGGCGATGGCCGCGTCGCGCACCGGCGGGCGCCCGAGGCACCACACGAGCGCTGCGGCGGCCAGAGGCTGCAGGGGTTCACGGGCGAGGGCGACGGCTTCGAGGAAGGCGGGGATGTCGTCGAGGAGGGCGTACGCCGCGATCACCTCCGCGTCCGCCGGATCGGGGGCCCCGGCAGGCCCGGACGGGAGCGCGCCGTCGAGCCCGCGCAGCACGCGCGCGACCTGCTGCTCCTCTGCGGCGGGAACCGGCGGGAGTCCCGCGCCGGAGAACTGGTCGCCGGAGACGTCGCCGAGCGCGGAGGCGTCCGGCGGGGGAACGATGTCCGACAGCGGATGGAGCGCCGGCTCGGCGTCGTCGTAGCGGGCCCATCCTTCGGGCGTCACGCACAGGGCCTCGACGGCGCGCAGGCCCGCTCCCTCGGCGCAGCCCAGCAGTGTGTCGACCATCACGGCGTGCGGCAGGACCAGGCCGTCAGGCGTGCGCTGCGAGGGCTCGTCGGTGTACACCACGACGGCCACCGCGTCGGTGCCAGGGACACGGACGACGAGCTCGACCGCCGCTGCGGCGTAGTGCAGGACCGGGACGGCGGCGTCAGGGAGGTCGAGGCGCATCGCCCCGTCGCTGCGGGTGCCGTGGAACGGGAGGAGGGCGATGCTCTCGCGCGGCGTGAAGCCGG
This genomic stretch from Microbacterium sp. Nx66 harbors:
- the lysS gene encoding lysine--tRNA ligase, yielding MTDAPAAPETASAASSAEEDIHEQKAVRLAKRERLIEKRADAGGGAFPVAVPVTHSIPALRAEYGDLEPGAETGVIVGVAGRVVFSRNTGKLCFATLQAGDGTRIQAMVSLANVGEESLAEWKEFVDLGDHVFVHGEVISSRRGELSIMADDWAIASKAILPLPNAYAELSEEGRVRSRYLDLIVREQARTTVRARAAVNASLRSTFAAHGYLEVETPMLQVQHGGASARPFITHSNAFDTELYLRIAPELYLKRAVVGGIERVFEINRNFRNEGADSTHSPEFAMLEAYQAYGDYNQMAALTQELVQQAAVAVAGSTTVTWADGTEYDLGGEWDRISMYESLSAASGRTVTPTDAVEDLIAFAEANGVDVPPQATHGKLVEELWEHFVKGDLVRPTFVMDFPVDTSPLVREHRSVEGVVEKWDLYIRGFELATGYSELVDPVIQRERFEEQAKLAARGDVEAMPIDQEFLRALEHGMPPSGGMGMGIDRLLMAITGLGIRETILFPLVK
- a CDS encoding DUF4192 family protein; this translates as MTTVLRASDSAQFLSIVPALAGFTPRESIALLPFHGTRSDGAMRLDLPDAAVPVLHYAAAAVELVVRVPGTDAVAVVVYTDEPSQRTPDGLVLPHAVMVDTLLGCAEGAGLRAVEALCVTPEGWARYDDAEPALHPLSDIVPPPDASALGDVSGDQFSGAGLPPVPAAEEQQVARVLRGLDGALPSGPAGAPDPADAEVIAAYALLDDIPAFLEAVALAREPLQPLAAAALVWCLGRPPVRDAAIAQWATDHRRGIHTMEAQLAFAASGAPVPDDIGRVFLGRGPAPDGERLRTALHAVRHATALAPRGARPGPLTVAAWLSWALGRATHAGRYLDMAREIDPDYSLALLLDTMMCGAVLPEWAFRGRRGE